The DNA region AAATTCCTTCGGCTTTTCAATTAATTTTACTATATTATCATCCTCTATTAATGCAACTCCGAACCTGTTTGGATTATCGACCTTTGCGAGAAGTATTGATGCATCTCCATTGAAATTAATCATGCCTTTAATTCCGTTTAAAACTATGTTATCGCCCAAATATACTATAAAATCATCGTTACCTATAAAATCCCTGGCCTTTAATACTGCATCGGCTATGCCCCTTGGATTGCCCTGATATATATAAGTTATTTTAATACCAAGATCAGAACCATCACCATAGTAATTTATAACATCCCTTGGAGAGTTATCGCCAAGTATTATTGCCATATCCTTAATGCCATTATCCCTTAAATCCTCTATACCATATTGCGATATCGGTTTTCCGGCTATTTTTATTAACTGTTTTGATCCGGTATATGTCAACGGCCTCAACCTCGTGCCTGAACCACCATGCAAAATTACAGCTTTCATTTAATCTGTGATATTTTTAAACCTTAATAATTTATCTATAGCTTAAAAATAATAAAATGTGAGTCATTCAATATATAATATTATGTTATTACGCTTAGTTTTATCATATCCCGAATTGAATTCCTATATAAACATTATAATATAGAAAAGAGAGTTAAAGAAAAGGTGAAATTAAACAATAATCAATTAAAATATATAATAAAACAGAAGGAAAAAGGTGAATCATCAACTAAACTGGCATTTATTTACAAAGTATCAGTAAGGCATATCAATAAAATATACTATAATTATTTAAAATACGGAAAAACTACATTATATAAAACAGGAAGGAAACCCAAAATTATAGATAAAAATACAGAGAATTTAATAATAAATATAAGGAACAATCATCCTTTATCAGGTCCTGTAGCAATAGAGAAATACCTAATTAAAATGGGAATTAAAGTATCACATAACATTATATACAAAATATTATTGAAATACAATATGGTAAATGAGGATTTAAATAAGAAGGATCAGAGAAAGTATGTAAAATATGAGAGAGAATATTCTAATTCACTATGGCATATTGACTGGACTGATTATAATAAAAAGGAGAAATTAATAATCATAGAGGATGATGCTTCAAGGTTCATAGTAGGTTTAGGAGTATATGAGGAGGAAAACATTGACAATACAATGGAAACATTGGTAAAAGCAATAGAACTATATGGTAAACCTAATGAAATAATAACAGACCATGGGACACAATTCTTCTCAAATGGAAAGAATGGCATTCCTGGGGATAAGAATAAATTCCAGCAATATCTGGATGATAATGGAATAAAGCATATACTGGCAAGAATAGACCATCCACAGACAAATGGTAAATTAGAGAGATTAAATTATACAATAAAGAGATTAAGGCCTTATTTTAGTACATGGGATGAGGTTGTGTATTATTATAATTATGAGAGAAGGCATATGTCATTATCAATAGATGATAGACCTGTTGTAACACCATCAATGGCATATGTGGAAAAGGGAGGTAAATTATATGAAAAACAATAAATTTATAAAGGAACTCATTTCAGGATATCACATATTACGCTTAGTTTATAAAAAAATTTATAGGTGATTATCGTTTAAATTTAAATAAAAATAACTATATATTCATAATCTATAATTATATGCTGAAGAATAATGAAAATAAGGAATAGTTAGTGGTTTAAAGAGTAGTCTGAATATATATTATTAAACATAAAAGTTGGAATTAAATATTAAACCAATTTATATTCCAGATAATTGAACCTCTATTATTATGTAATTATGGACCGTACCAAAATTGTACCAAAATTTAGGGAATATGAAAAGCAACATGCCCACAAATTATGGGACAATTATAGGACAGATGTACCAAAATTGTTTCAAAAATCAAAAATCAGCTCTATGTTATGAGATATCTCCTAACGAAAAGCCGTTATTTCCAATGAATTTTTCAATTTTTTGAATTGCGGTGCAAAATACCGTACCATAATTCGTACCAAAATTCAAAAACTCAGTATTTCCAAGGTTCTCATAAAATGTCCCAAAATTGTACTGAAATTGTACCACAATAAAATTTGATGCATACATTTTTATACCACCAAAATATTATTATTAGCATGGCGAAGGCCGGTAGGAAGCCATCAATTAGTAAAGACATCAAAAGCTACATTATTAATGTCTACAGTAAGGGTTATAGTGTAAGAGACATAGCGAAATATTTAAAAGAGGAAAAAGACATTGATATTTCTAAAACAACAGTTCAAAGAGTTATTTCAGAATATAAAACTGGAGCAATAGTTAGAAACAACTCTATACATGAAGTCAAAAAAGTTCCAGTGCAGAAGAATGTTCCTGTGCAGAGTATTTTCAATGGTAATAAAGCGAATGATGAGTACAAACTAGAGGTTGTAGAAATGGCAAAGCCGCCTATTACAGAAAGAATATATACAGACTACATGGAAGCCCTTGAGGAAGAAAATTTCCTTAAGGAACTGCGTATAAGGTATTCGTATATTGCAAGGAAGAACTCAATGACATTCAAGCAGTTTGTCCAGAATGCATGTGAGCTTGAACGCCAGTACCTTGAAAAAGAAGTCATGATTACTAGTGAAAAATCCATTACACAGCCTGATCTCAAGGAGACATTTTACATTGCCATACTAGTAAAAGTTATAAAGAGTTTGTAACTAATATAATTATTTTAAAGAACTCATAAAAATTTAAAGCTATTATTTTATTCATATGAAGCAATAATTTACAATTATAGTCTTTTACGCATACAAAATTAGAAAATATCAAAAATTGAAAACAAATTTAGTTAACCTAACATTATTGATTCTAAAACCTGAAAAATATACTATTATGGGATATTAGATAATTATGACGGTTAGTTGTATAAAAACTATCAATAATGGGACACATAGAGATAAAAAATATTTTTATTTCAATTTTTTATAGTGTTCTATGGAAGATTTATTTATATCAGTAATAATCACTGCATATAATAGAAAGGAGTTTTTACTGGATGCAGTTAAAAGTGCATTAAATCAAACCTTATCTAAAGAAAAATATGAGATAATAGTAATTAAAAATTATAATGATAATAACATAGATAAATTTTTAAATAAAAATAATATAAAAAATATAATAATGGATGGCACAATTGGTGAATATCTTTACAAGGGTATAAATGAATCTAAAGGTGATATAATATCATTTTTGGACGATGACGATCTATTTTTTAATAATAAATTAGAATATGTTTATAATTTATTCAAAAAAAATAATAATTTAATTTATTACCATAATAATTCAAAAATCATCGATAAAAATGGCAAAATAACAAAACTGAGGATAAATGCACCTTATTTCAACATGTCATCTATAAATATTAAAAAAGACATAATAAATATAGATAATATTATATATTATATTAAAAAGATATCTACGGACCAGGACCTATTTATGTATCTATGCGCATTGGAATCGGATAAGAAAATAATCTCGAATAAAATGGAATTAACGTATTATAGATATCATAATAGCACATCAAATACAGTAAGCAGTGATATAAAAGATTTTAATTATAATACGGTAAAAAAATTAGATACAATCATAGATGGACTATATTTATTTAAAACTATTTTTAAATCAAAAAAAATCATTAAAAGTTATAAACTGGCTAATAACATATAATAAAATGGTAAAATATCGATATGATAATTCAACGAACGTTGATAATTTAATCAACTATATTTTACATTTTCATTATGGAATAAGACATAGTATTGTATCCATTGGAATATACATATCTATCAAAATTTATCCTAAATTTTTCAGGAAATATGTTCAAAAAAAGGTTTTTGAGAGGAAAAAGGTTTTTGAGAAATAGTAATATATTTCAAATTTCTATATATTTACAGAAAAAATATAATAATATTATTTATTATATACAATATTTATTAACTCTTCAAGATCTATATAAAATTTTTCATATGAGAATCTCTCCATTGAACTTTTAATTTTGTCTCTTATACTAAAATCAATAGATTTAATTGTTTCTACCGCATCATCAGCATTATTGTAACCATAGCCATATTTGCCCATGTCAATAATATCCATCCATGGACCGCCGCTCATTGGAACAACAGGTATCAAACCGTATGACATGGCCTCTATTATGGATATACCATAATTCTCTTTCCTGTTTGCATGCAGGTAGATTGAGCATCTCTTTAATATTGAATCTTTAATATCATCGCTGGCATTCGGAATTATCTCCAAATTCTTTGGTTTTATTCTCATTAGATAATTATAATATTGCTCATCACCCTTATTGACAGCCCCAATTATATAAAATTTATAATCTAAGAGACTTTTTGCAATATCAATAATTAACTCATAATTTTTGTCTTTGTTTATTCTTCCTATTGAGACTATGTTTTTATTAATTAAATTATTATTTAATTTGTATTTAACCGGAATGTAAATAACCTTCATTAAAGCCGGTTTTATATCCAGTTTTGGAAATAACTTATTTGCAATGCTCAATGTGTATTTACTGTTTACATAAAATATCCCATTGTTATAAATTTTATATATTTTTGAGTATTTTATCAATTTAAATGCCATTTGATTTTTAATATTACCATATTCATCTATAAAAGGATCAAGGAAAGAGAAACCATGCAAAATATTTATATTAGCATTGTACAAAAACATATTTGGGTGATTATTAAACGTTAAATCAAATTTGTAAATCTTAAAGATTTTTTTTAGGTCATGCCTTGTTTTAATTACCCTATTAATAATATATGGTAGGCTGGCATTTTCTTTATAATTATAACTGGTTTCTATGATTTCGGCCTTTAAATCTAAATATGGATGCCCTGAATCTGTGATAAGGCTTACATTAATATTATCCTCTTTTAATTTATTAAATATTAATCTGGCAAGAAACTGGCCGCCGCCTATTCTTGTGAACTCATCAATGATGGCCGCTCTCACAGGAATGCCATTAAATCTATTATTAAATATTTTGTGTCTTATTGCATGGCATCAAAGTCTATGTTAAAACGGCTTAATGATTTTTATGCACGAAAAATATTAATTTTATGTGCATTAATATAATAACTAATAAACATTCTACTATAGCTTTAAAAAATATATAATTAATATAATTTACCTAAATATGAAACGCCTTAATGCATAAATATTAATATAATTGATAAAAATAATTAGCATATGGCCAAAAATTACAATTATTGTCCATTATCATATGAGAATAACCTATTTTTCAGTCTGGTTGACTATAGAAATAATTATTTTACAAGTAATAACATAAATAATATCATAAAATTTTATGATAGTTTTCAAGATAGGGAACAACTAATAAAATGGATGAAAGAGAGACCAAAGGGAAACTGTGCAATAAGGGAGATTGAAGGAAGAAAGGATGTTATAGTTATCATTCCCACAATTGATGCTGATAGTAAATTAGCCAATAACTGCAAGGATAACATATTTAAAGGTCTCCACATCATTTTTGTGGAAAGTGGATATAACAATTTCTATTTTAACTATGCACATAACTGTAACGTAGGCGTAAAAAAGGCCCTTGAATATAATCCTAAATGGATTATATTATCAAATGATGATATGTATAAAATAGATTCCATAAATATACTTTTGGAGGATCTTGAAAAAATGGATCCTGACAATGTTATTACTGTTTATATAAATAAGAGTAACTACCATAGTACAAAAAGAAGAATAGTGGAAAAAAGGATAATGTATAATTATATAATATTGTTAAAAAGACTCCTTGTAAATGGATCAAAACTGTATAAATTTACAAGTAAGAAAATTGAACTTGAAAAAAAATTAAAATGTATTTATATGGTTATTCCAAACAAACAGGTATTTAATTTCCTGACAAAGGGCAAAATTACATTGACGGTTGGCATGTCATTTCAAATATTTGGTATATCGTTTTTTAAAAAATACGGTGATTCCATTTTTGACGAAACCTTCATAAATGATGCTGAAGATATCGATCTTTCTTTTAGGCTCTTTATGGATCGTGCAAGGGTAGAAAAATCTAAATTTAGGATTGGGGATATGATAGGATCTAGTCTAGGGTCATATAAAAATGAGCGGTTTAATCTGTTAGGTCTTGGTATAAACGATAAAAATATGCTCCCAGGTGTTATAAGAGAGCTGAGATCTATTTCAAATAGTGCATACTTTAATCTCAAGATCTTAGATAAATATTATGCCACCACGCATTTTAATATATAAGATTGAATTTTATCCAGATTTCATGCTGTCGTCTTAAATCCAAGTATAATATCGTAGTATAAATTTCGTATTTATCCACTTTATTCACTTTATTATCTAAAATTGTGAACTAAGATTGTATTTAGAAACAAGTATAATTCAAAATTTGTTGAAATTTTATACTTACAATAATTATCCTTTATATTTTATATCTATGTTACAATATTTAATAATGTCGGCACCTTTCAGGATTCATTAAATTCCCCCAGAATATAAATTATGATAAAATATTCATAGTGGATAATTATTCAAATGATGGAATATACGAAATATTAGAAAAAAATAAAGAAAATATGGATTGGAAATAAAAAGAATGAAATGCAAGATAGGTCTTGGAAGGCAAAAAGCAATGGAAATGGTTATTGCAAGAGACGATGACTATTTAATGACCATGGACTTTGATACAATATACGGAGATGATTTTACTGAATATGTAAATGAAATTATTAAAAAGCCAAGATACAATGAAATTTTTAGTAGTTTCTTATCAATAAAAATATACAATAAAGATATTCCATGGAGAAATCTAAACGGTGCAGAAGATCTTGAGAGAATAGCACATTTTGCATTATTAGGATTTAATTTGAATCTTAAAAATTTTGACAACAAAAATCAAAAAATAGTTGGTCTAAGAGAGAAGATATGCTAAAGGTTTAAAATTTTATTACAGGCAATTTTATACGGCACTTGATTTCCAAAGGAGGTATTTGCTTTAAATCATTTGATGACTTTTATTCTTTATTTAAAAGTCGCAATAAATATTTATATCGCACGGGATTATTAATTATATATTATATATCAAAATTTTATAAAAAATATTGCTATGATGATAAGTTAAACAATATTGATCTGGCAATGAAGCATGCTGAAAAATAGCTATTTTATAATGTAATATTTAAAAATTCCTTGCGTAATTTATATTACCAGTTTTATTTCTTTAATATTTTATTGAATTCATATAATCTAGCATCTTTTTAACGCTAATTCTGAAATTATATATTCCATAATTATTTAAAATATTATTATTTATATTTTGCATGTAGTAATCAATATTATTTTTTATATCACATATTTTCTCTGTGAATTTATCCAGGTCACAGATATATATACCTTTTTCAATAAGATCCTCTATGCCCTGTGCACCTACATAAGTTGTTAGTACAGGTATACCATGAAAGAGGGCATCCAGATTTTTTGTTTTTATTCCTGAACCAGCTAAAACTGGATTAACCAATAGATCAGATGCATAAAAGTAATCATCTATTTCATGGACATACCCTGGGCATATTATATTATTAATTTTACATGGAATGTCTGAACCCAAAAATATGAAATTAACATCTTTTACTTTATCAACAACTTTATCCACAAGAAAGTCAATTGCCAGCTTATTCTGTATATTTTTATAGGAACCCACAAAGAGGCATGTGAATCTATCTGGAATATTCATTTCCTTCCTTAACATAGATTTATCCATGTATTGCCTTGGTTTAATATATTCTTCATTTATATGAACGGGAACTATAAAACATGCTTTTTTTCTAAAATATTTAAAGAATATATCACGGTCTCTTATTGAAACAAATGTAATTATCCTGGCCGATATATATGAAATAATATCGGTGATAAAACCAAATATGGAATAGTATAGTTTTTTAATTCCGTGAAGCATCCTGGCCTGCTCAAAGTCAATAGTATTTGTATCGTATACTATTCTTATACCTAGAATTCTAAGAAAAAACGCATAGACAAAAAAGAAGGATGTGTGTATAAATATATAATTATATTGGATTTTTCTGATGTATTTTAAATAATAAAGCATAAGTTTAATATTTGCCTCTATAAGGGCAAAGGGGCCTTTTTGTTTTAAGAATATATTGTTATTACCAATATTTGTATTAAGACCTTTTGGTATTACCTGTATAAAATCAACATTATAAAATTCAGACAGGGCTTCTATGTAGTCCCTGGCATAATATGATGATCCGCCATTAATATTGTCCAAAGGCCCAAAACATATCACCAAAAACCTCATTTAATTGATATCAATGGAGATATAATTAATCTTTCTATGCTTATATTCGTAATTATAATACATAAATTTATATTATTAATTAAATCATAATAATTATTCATAGCACCAAAATATTTTGATATTATAATATTTTATATTTTATTTAATATTAAATTTATTTATAAAGTGTGGAAAAATTATATTAGGAAAAAAACAATATCGAAAATATTGAAGGCAGAATATGGGATACTTAATGAAAGGGAACAGATGATAATACTAAGATTATATCGTGTAAATAAGGAAGTTGTTAAAACATCTCTTTTAAACCTAGTTCCAAATTCATATTCATTAGATAAATATCTAGATCACTTGAAAGAATATAATCTAATAAATATCAGAGAGGAAAAGGTTATTAGAAGAACCTTTTATATATCCATCACAAAAAAGGGGTATGCAATTTCTAGGCAATTGGAGTATATCCAAGAACTGCTAAAAATGAATTTTGACGATTTTAATATTGATCCATCATTTAGTGGGGATAACGGTACTGTTTATGAAATAAATAATCATAATAATGGAAAAAACTATGCCAAATTTGTATGTTTGCCAATCCAAGCATGGCAAATTTTTGCATGTTTTGTGGGTCAAAGTTGGAATAAAATATCAACAGAAACATAATATTATGAAATAGGTTATGAAAACATATTATTAAAAACGAAGAATAAGGTTATATAAAAATCCAGAAATTTAATAATAAAAACAAATGATGATTTATATTGTTGGATCTCTATTCTATTGATAAATAACTTAAAAATAATTAGATTTAATATATCACCTAACATTATACAAAATATGCTAGACAACAAAATGACTGCAAAAACGATCATCTTCTGGTGGCCAGATGCAACTTTTCTTGATGTACACTGGAAAAAGGACCCAGGTTCAATTCCAATTGAATTAAAGCGACTTGGATATAAAGTTATTCTTGTCGTTGGTAAATTTGCCTCCAGTAAAAGAAGGGATGAAATAGACATCATTGAAACAAACATACATGAAAACTCCAGTCCTATCATGAATATTATCAATAGAATAAACAGTTTCTTATTCATGATAAAAATTATGAGAAAGCACCACCCAGATACAATAATAGTACAGCGTTCTAAAATTGAGGCCGTTTTAATTATGGCCCTATTGAAATTTTATAAGAAGATCATCTCTTAAGGATAAATTCCCTGATTGGCAGTTAAGGATCGCAGGGCTGGTGGATGATCAATCTTATATGAAAGCTTTAAAGAAGCAGATAATTGATTTGAACCTCTGTAATTCTGTTAAATTAATAACAAATATTAGCGATGAAGAATTGATTAAGGAATGCAAACAATCATCAATATTTTGTCTTTTATCAAGATGGGGGAGTTTTGAAATTGCCAGGGCTGAAGCAATACATTATGGCCTTCCAATAGTTATCACGGAAGCTGCCTGTGGAATATATTACAAAAAATATGGTTCCTTTGTCTGCAATATCAATGATAAGGATTCAATATTTGAAGCTCTATCTACCCTTATGTCAAACCCGGCCTTAAGATTGGAGACATCCAAGAGGCAAAAAGATGCAATATTAACATGGCGTGATGTTGCTTTGGAATTCAAGAAACTGATAGAGATTGAAAATTAATGCATATAAATAAGATCAAATTAACAATCAAATGGGCAATAAATTTGATATTGAAGATTAAATATTACATTATAATAATTCTTAATTTTTCATATCCATTTTATAACTTACTTTTCAGTATTATAAAAATACTTAAAATATCTATTAAAGAATAACAATGAAATATTATAATAATTACCGGGATAATCAAAGGGATTAAAGTTATTTAGTTATTGTATATCTTTAAATTTATACATTGGCAATGAAATAATCAGTTCATGATTATTAAAACTCAATATTAATATACAAATATTAATCCAAATTATATGTGATTATTAAGGCAATAGACATTATATTTATCAATAATTAGATTTTGTCATCATAAAATCTGTTTATATTAATAAATCAAATAATATCGAATTTATAAAAAATGCAATAATTTAATATTATAAACAGTTTAGATAATTTTTTCTATATGATTTAAATCCAATATTAATTGAAATCGCAGTCTTTTATATCCGGTTTAATATTTCAGTACGGTGCGGTACTATCCCTTTATTTATCATCGTTCATATTCTATTTTATTGTGGCGCATATCCTGCCGACATACCTTGTTGGCGTAATCTCGCTCCTGCTTGCAATATTAAACATTTTTTACACGGTTTTTGCACTGGGTTTGGGAACCGGCATGCAGCATTTTATCTCATATCACCTTGCAAGAAATAACATAAATACAATAAAAAAAATAATAAAAAATACATCTCTAATTGGAATACTATTATCAGCAACCGCATTTTTATTTACATACTTTTCATCATATTATATATCAACAATATTTTTTCACTCCATTAAATACAGTTTTTATATAAAAATTATCGGCATAGGCATATCAGGCGATGTTTTAATGAATATATTCTCATCAATGTTGCTCGGGCTAAACTACTATAGAACCTTTAGCATAACAAATATAATTACAAACATTTCAGGATATTTTATTCCGCTATCATTGTTTTTAATCACAAAGGATTTTGAATACTTTATATTCGGATTTTCACTGTCCTATACATTTTATGCAATTATATACATATCCATGGTAATAATCTTTTATTTTAGACTTGCAGATGGTAATAATGAAGATGAAAGATACTTAAATATATTAAAATATTCAATACCAGTATTTATTTCAGGTATATTGGGCACAAGTGCAAACTATATAGATAGAATTATAGTCTCATATTTTGTTAATCTTTCATATCTTGGAATATACAATTTTGCCATTGTAATAACATCTGCAGTCCTATTTTTATTAATCCCTGTTTTTAATATAATACTACCAAGGCTTTCTTATATATTCTCGGCCAATGATGAATCCGGTTTTAAAACCTCATTGAGATTGCTCCTTAACTTTTCATATATATTATATGTGCCTGCGGCATTCGGAATATCGGCCTTATCAAGATACATATTATTTCTATTTGCCGGTCCTATGTACTTAAAGGCTGCAGTTCCATTGATTATAATATTAATATCAACAAGCTTATTTTCAGGCAGCTATGTTTTTTCAAATGCACTTTCATCGACAAAGAGGACAAGGATTTTTATAATATCATCTGGACTGGCTATGCTTGCAAACATAATATTATCATTTTTATTAATACCTGTTTATGGAATAACAGGTGCTGCAATATCATACTCATCCATGAATGGTACAAATTTTATTATATTATATTATTTTGAAAGGAACTTTGTTAAATACGATTTAAAAATTATTTTTAAAATATTTGCATCTTCCATATTTATGTCGATAATATTATTCTATCTTGGTACAATGTTATCATACGGTTTTATAAATCTGCTTATTTTAATAATTCTTGGGGCTCTTATATATTCAATGGAGATAAAGATCTTTAAGATTATAAGCAGGGAAGATAGCATTTTAATCTCGTCTTTAATAGGCAATATTAAAGTTTTTAGATTTATATTGAAAATCCTGTCATAGAATAATTTTAATACATTGTTATATTTAACGATAAATGACGGGCCTTTCCTTAGCATTAAAGGAAATGCGAGAAAACAAGGTTCTTATAAAGTACATGCTGAAGGCAATTATAAAATCAAGGTTCTCAATATTATTTAACATGAAATACGATGACGCAATTAATATGCTCTTTTCAAAGGATCTAATAAATATATTCGGCATAGAAATTATAGATGATAAATTAAGGTTTAAATTCAATGGTAATTATGTATATTTTTACTATAATGACCTTAGAAACGAGGGCGCCAGACTTGTTGAAAACTTTATAATAAGGCAGTACTCAAAATTAAACGTTAATGGTAAAAATGTCATAGATATCGGCGGTTACATAGGTGATTCTGCAATAT from Picrophilus oshimae DSM 9789 includes:
- a CDS encoding glycosyltransferase, whose translation is MDDQSYMKALKKQIIDLNLCNSVKLITNISDEELIKECKQSSIFCLLSRWGSFEIARAEAIHYGLPIVITEAACGIYYKKYGSFVCNINDKDSIFEALSTLMSNPALRLETSKRQKDAILTWRDVALEFKKLIEIEN
- a CDS encoding glycosyltransferase family 2 protein; amino-acid sequence: MEDLFISVIITAYNRKEFLLDAVKSALNQTLSKEKYEIIVIKNYNDNNIDKFLNKNNIKNIIMDGTIGEYLYKGINESKGDIISFLDDDDLFFNNKLEYVYNLFKKNNNLIYYHNNSKIIDKNGKITKLRINAPYFNMSSINIKKDIINIDNIIYYIKKISTDQDLFMYLCALESDKKIISNKMELTYYRYHNSTSNTVSSDIKDFNYNTVKKLDTIIDGLYLFKTIFKSKKIIKSYKLANNI
- a CDS encoding glycosyltransferase — protein: MRFLVICFGPLDNINGGSSYYARDYIEALSEFYNVDFIQVIPKGLNTNIGNNNIFLKQKGPFALIEANIKLMLYYLKYIRKIQYNYIFIHTSFFFVYAFFLRILGIRIVYDTNTIDFEQARMLHGIKKLYYSIFGFITDIISYISARIITFVSIRDRDIFFKYFRKKACFIVPVHINEEYIKPRQYMDKSMLRKEMNIPDRFTCLFVGSYKNIQNKLAIDFLVDKVVDKVKDVNFIFLGSDIPCKINNIICPGYVHEIDDYFYASDLLVNPVLAGSGIKTKNLDALFHGIPVLTTYVGAQGIEDLIEKGIYICDLDKFTEKICDIKNNIDYYMQNINNNILNNYGIYNFRISVKKMLDYMNSIKY
- a CDS encoding helix-turn-helix domain-containing protein; its protein translation is MAKAGRKPSISKDIKSYIINVYSKGYSVRDIAKYLKEEKDIDISKTTVQRVISEYKTGAIVRNNSIHEVKKVPVQKNVPVQSIFNGNKANDEYKLEVVEMAKPPITERIYTDYMEALEEENFLKELRIRYSYIARKNSMTFKQFVQNACELERQYLEKEVMITSEKSITQPDLKETFYIAILVKVIKSL
- a CDS encoding glycosyltransferase, coding for MRAAIIDEFTRIGGGQFLARLIFNKLKEDNINVSLITDSGHPYLDLKAEIIETSYNYKENASLPYIINRVIKTRHDLKKIFKIYKFDLTFNNHPNMFLYNANINILHGFSFLDPFIDEYGNIKNQMAFKLIKYSKIYKIYNNGIFYVNSKYTLSIANKLFPKLDIKPALMKVIYIPVKYKLNNNLINKNIVSIGRINKDKNYELIIDIAKSLLDYKFYIIGAVNKGDEQYYNYLMRIKPKNLEIIPNASDDIKDSILKRCSIYLHANRKENYGISIIEAMSYGLIPVVPMSGGPWMDIIDMGKYGYGYNNADDAVETIKSIDFSIRDKIKSSMERFSYEKFYIDLEELINIVYNK
- a CDS encoding DDE-type integrase/transposase/recombinase, producing MKLNNNQLKYIIKQKEKGESSTKLAFIYKVSVRHINKIYYNYLKYGKTTLYKTGRKPKIIDKNTENLIINIRNNHPLSGPVAIEKYLIKMGIKVSHNIIYKILLKYNMVNEDLNKKDQRKYVKYEREYSNSLWHIDWTDYNKKEKLIIIEDDASRFIVGLGVYEEENIDNTMETLVKAIELYGKPNEIITDHGTQFFSNGKNGIPGDKNKFQQYLDDNGIKHILARIDHPQTNGKLERLNYTIKRLRPYFSTWDEVVYYYNYERRHMSLSIDDRPVVTPSMAYVEKGGKLYEKQ
- a CDS encoding oligosaccharide flippase family protein — its product is MKSQSFISGLIFQYGAVLSLYLSSFIFYFIVAHILPTYLVGVISLLLAILNIFYTVFALGLGTGMQHFISYHLARNNINTIKKIIKNTSLIGILLSATAFLFTYFSSYYISTIFFHSIKYSFYIKIIGIGISGDVLMNIFSSMLLGLNYYRTFSITNIITNISGYFIPLSLFLITKDFEYFIFGFSLSYTFYAIIYISMVIIFYFRLADGNNEDERYLNILKYSIPVFISGILGTSANYIDRIIVSYFVNLSYLGIYNFAIVITSAVLFLLIPVFNIILPRLSYIFSANDESGFKTSLRLLLNFSYILYVPAAFGISALSRYILFLFAGPMYLKAAVPLIIILISTSLFSGSYVFSNALSSTKRTRIFIISSGLAMLANIILSFLLIPVYGITGAAISYSSMNGTNFIILYYFERNFVKYDLKIIFKIFASSIFMSIILFYLGTMLSYGFINLLILIILGALIYSMEIKIFKIISREDSILISSLIGNIKVFRFILKILS